A region from the Streptomyces tsukubensis genome encodes:
- a CDS encoding DEAD/DEAH box helicase, which translates to MTPSLAASSPSAQSLAPLALCHVAFLPADPARTGRFAFWYPDGETPPSHPSGSVESLTVVGDDVRTRTVTASTLSVRDALPVLTRARTVPEASASAAFWGSAAVLALQLVARGLLLPGLSPEDHDAWRVGPLAPADTEAVRTLAASMPPAAHAVPLPPAPEDGGILLLPEPERLVRSFADAVADTLPRTPAAAAAIGTPAFAADAPRRLPGARAWAADIAAGHDAGVRLSLRIELTSPEPTAGGEPEPGFRAVLQMHSVSDPAVVLDAADVWAGGAARDAAAAFGPRARMDALLALRRAARSWAPLTPLLHAAVPDAIELADEEIAELLGDAARALSASGVGVHWPREMAYRLTARAVVGPPDDGGEGSGRRRDEESGLPSFLSADALLAFNWRFSLGGHALTREELDRLAEANRPLVRLRDQWVLVDPEELRRARLGQDRKVTPVDALAAVLTGSAEVDGRRVDVDASGWVARLRDRLADPEGGEQEIGPPEALAATLRDYQLRGLNWLNRMVSLGLGGCLADDMGLGKTITLIALHLHRQTDPSAAGPTLVVCPTSLMGNWQREIGKFAPGTPVRRFHGSRRDLDALGAGEFVLTTYGTMRLDAERLAEVPWGMVVADEAQHVKNPYSATARSLRTIGARARVALTGTPVENNLSELWAVLDWTTPGLLGRLGTFRARYARAVEGGDPLAAQRLAALVGPFLLRRRKSDPGIAPELPPKTETDRAVPLTPEQAGLYEAVVRETLAAIADADGMERRGLVVKLLTGLKQICNHPAQYLKEERPVVPGRSGKLELLDELLDTILSEGASVLVFTQYVQMARLLERHLAARGVRTQLLHGGTPVAEREAMVVRFQDGEVPVFLLSLKAAGTGLNLTRAEHVVHYDRWWNPAVEAQATDRAYRIGQTQPVQVHRLIAEGTVEDRIADMLLRKRELADAVLGSGEAALTELTDTELANLVELRGGADR; encoded by the coding sequence CTGACGCCTTCCCTCGCCGCCTCCTCTCCTTCTGCTCAGTCCCTCGCCCCCCTGGCCCTCTGCCATGTCGCGTTCCTGCCCGCCGATCCCGCCCGGACCGGCCGGTTCGCGTTCTGGTACCCGGACGGCGAGACCCCGCCCTCCCATCCCTCGGGCTCCGTCGAGTCCCTGACGGTCGTCGGCGACGACGTCCGCACCCGTACGGTCACAGCGTCGACGCTGTCGGTACGGGACGCCCTCCCCGTGCTCACCCGGGCCCGGACCGTCCCGGAGGCCTCCGCCTCCGCCGCCTTCTGGGGCAGCGCCGCCGTACTCGCCCTCCAACTGGTCGCCCGGGGGCTGCTGCTGCCGGGGCTGAGCCCCGAGGACCACGACGCCTGGCGGGTCGGCCCGCTCGCCCCGGCCGATACGGAGGCCGTACGGACCCTTGCCGCGTCGATGCCCCCGGCCGCGCACGCGGTCCCGCTGCCCCCGGCGCCGGAGGACGGCGGCATCCTGTTGCTGCCCGAACCGGAGCGGCTGGTGCGGTCGTTCGCGGACGCGGTCGCGGACACCCTCCCCCGTACCCCGGCCGCCGCTGCAGCCATCGGTACCCCCGCCTTCGCCGCCGACGCACCCCGCCGGCTGCCGGGCGCCCGCGCCTGGGCCGCCGATATTGCCGCCGGACACGACGCCGGAGTACGGCTCTCACTCCGCATCGAGCTGACCTCCCCGGAGCCGACCGCGGGCGGTGAGCCCGAGCCGGGGTTCCGGGCGGTGCTCCAGATGCACAGCGTCAGCGATCCGGCGGTGGTGCTCGATGCGGCGGACGTCTGGGCGGGCGGCGCGGCCAGGGACGCGGCAGCCGCCTTCGGCCCGCGCGCCCGGATGGACGCGCTGCTCGCGCTCCGCAGGGCGGCCCGTTCCTGGGCACCGCTCACCCCACTGCTGCACGCGGCCGTCCCGGACGCCATCGAACTCGCCGACGAGGAGATCGCCGAGCTGCTCGGCGACGCCGCCCGGGCGCTGTCCGCCAGCGGGGTCGGAGTCCACTGGCCCCGCGAGATGGCGTACCGCCTCACCGCGCGCGCCGTGGTCGGCCCCCCGGACGACGGCGGGGAGGGTTCCGGGCGCCGCCGGGACGAGGAGTCGGGTCTGCCGTCGTTCCTGTCCGCCGATGCGCTGCTCGCCTTCAACTGGCGGTTCAGCCTCGGCGGTCATGCCCTCACCCGGGAGGAGCTGGACCGGCTGGCCGAGGCCAACCGGCCGCTCGTGCGCCTGCGGGACCAGTGGGTCCTCGTCGACCCCGAGGAGCTGCGGCGGGCCCGGCTCGGGCAGGACCGCAAGGTGACGCCCGTCGACGCCCTCGCCGCGGTCCTCACCGGCTCGGCGGAGGTCGACGGCCGCCGGGTCGACGTGGACGCGTCCGGCTGGGTGGCCCGGCTGCGCGACCGGCTCGCCGATCCGGAGGGCGGCGAGCAGGAGATCGGACCGCCCGAAGCGCTGGCCGCGACGCTCCGCGACTACCAGCTCCGCGGGCTGAACTGGCTGAACCGGATGGTGTCGCTGGGCCTCGGCGGCTGTCTCGCCGACGATATGGGCCTCGGCAAGACCATCACCCTGATTGCGCTGCATCTGCACCGGCAGACCGACCCGTCGGCCGCCGGTCCGACCCTGGTCGTCTGCCCCACGTCGCTGATGGGCAACTGGCAGCGCGAGATCGGGAAGTTCGCGCCCGGGACCCCGGTGCGCCGTTTCCACGGCTCCCGGCGGGACCTCGACGCCCTCGGTGCCGGGGAGTTCGTCCTGACGACGTACGGCACGATGCGTCTGGACGCCGAGCGGCTGGCCGAAGTCCCCTGGGGCATGGTCGTGGCCGACGAGGCGCAGCACGTCAAGAACCCCTACTCGGCGACCGCGCGGAGTCTGCGGACGATCGGCGCCCGGGCGAGGGTCGCCCTCACCGGCACCCCCGTGGAGAACAACCTCTCCGAGCTGTGGGCCGTCCTCGACTGGACGACGCCCGGACTCCTCGGCCGACTCGGCACCTTCCGCGCCCGCTATGCGCGGGCGGTCGAGGGCGGCGATCCGCTGGCCGCACAGCGGCTGGCGGCCCTCGTCGGGCCGTTTCTGCTGCGTCGCCGCAAGTCGGATCCGGGAATCGCGCCGGAGCTGCCGCCGAAGACCGAGACGGACCGCGCGGTGCCGCTCACCCCGGAACAGGCGGGCCTGTACGAGGCGGTGGTGCGCGAGACGCTCGCCGCGATCGCGGACGCGGACGGTATGGAACGGCGCGGTCTGGTGGTGAAGCTGCTCACCGGGCTCAAGCAGATCTGCAACCATCCGGCGCAGTATCTGAAGGAGGAGCGGCCCGTGGTCCCGGGCCGGTCCGGAAAGCTGGAGCTGCTGGACGAGCTGCTGGACACGATTCTGTCCGAGGGCGCGAGCGTGCTGGTGTTCACGCAGTACGTGCAGATGGCGCGGCTGCTGGAGCGGCATCTGGCGGCCCGGGGCGTCCGGACGCAACTGCTGCACGGCGGTACGCCGGTGGCGGAGCGGGAGGCCATGGTGGTCCGCTTCCAGGACGGTGAAGTGCCGGTGTTCCTGCTGTCGCTGAAGGCCGCCGGGACGGGGCTGAACCTGACCCGGGCCGAGCATGTCGTGCACTACGACCGCTGGTGGAATCCGGCGGTCGAGGCCCAGGCCACGGACCGGGCGTACCGGATCGGCCAGACCCAGCCGGTCCAGGTCCACCGGCTGATCGCGGAGGGCACGGTGGAGGACCGGATCGCCGACATGCTGCTGCGCAAGCGGGAGCTGGCGGACGCGGTCCTGGGCTCCGGCGAGGCCGCACTGACGGAACTGACCGACACCGAACTGGCGAACCTGGTGGAGCTGCGAGGAGGGGCGGACCGTTGA
- a CDS encoding 4'-phosphopantetheinyl transferase family protein, translating into MTGVGAPALDEARPAVAAVATTAEVLAHPELHEGLLEPWELRRLAPIRLPGRRDDVVAARLLLRLCVARFTGWPPRDAAPAQYCAECGRSGHGRPYLPGHPGIGVSLSHTDGLVAAAAGPGAVGIDVEPAARRPGPVAMLRQLLPAAELHAATAEPDPGPALLRLWVRREALLKAGREGLRLLEWTDRERGAVVSVASSTPAMTFSASRRAPAVSGR; encoded by the coding sequence GTGACCGGCGTTGGGGCTCCGGCCCTCGACGAGGCCCGGCCCGCCGTGGCCGCGGTGGCCACCACCGCGGAGGTCCTCGCCCATCCCGAGCTGCACGAGGGCCTCCTCGAACCCTGGGAGCTGCGCCGGCTGGCGCCGATCAGACTGCCGGGCCGCCGCGACGACGTCGTGGCCGCCCGGCTGCTGCTCCGGCTGTGCGTGGCGCGGTTCACCGGATGGCCCCCGCGCGATGCGGCACCCGCGCAGTACTGCGCCGAATGCGGCCGCTCCGGGCACGGCCGTCCGTATCTGCCCGGACACCCCGGGATCGGGGTGAGCCTCAGCCATACCGACGGACTCGTGGCCGCGGCCGCCGGGCCCGGTGCCGTCGGCATCGACGTGGAGCCCGCGGCGCGCCGTCCCGGGCCCGTGGCGATGCTGAGACAGCTGCTCCCCGCGGCCGAACTGCACGCGGCCACGGCCGAGCCGGACCCCGGCCCGGCGCTGCTGAGGCTGTGGGTGCGCAGGGAAGCCCTGTTGAAAGCCGGTCGGGAAGGGCTGCGGCTGCTGGAGTGGACGGATCGGGAACGCGGTGCCGTGGTGAGCGTCGCCAGCAGTACCCCGGCGATGACCTTCTCCGCGTCCCGCCGGGCCCCGGCGGTCTCGGGCCGCTGA
- a CDS encoding class-II aminoacyl-tRNA synthetase family protein, whose amino-acid sequence MSTASVTALPDGRLKNPGAGLLTLDPVHTALLHGLDDLLTGLADRLAAPEVVGPPLLSVAGLARLDFFRNFPHLGVSAGRFAPDALDGLAAGESPGELPLRPTGHLLPSATCYGLLLSLEGTDVGDEGLRLSATGRCFRNETHYDGLRRLWGFHMREVLYLGTKDGAVDHLDRGSAFVLETAGRLGLDLTRATADDPFYDRGGSRAKLMALDPVKHEFSAPDGTAIASVNRHRNFFGERLDIRAGSHGPAYSACVAFGVERWVHAMILAHGTAERALDRLRAART is encoded by the coding sequence ATGAGTACAGCCAGTGTCACCGCGTTACCCGACGGCCGACTGAAGAACCCCGGCGCGGGTCTGCTCACGCTCGACCCCGTCCACACCGCCCTGCTGCACGGCCTGGACGATCTGCTCACGGGCCTCGCGGACCGGCTCGCCGCCCCCGAAGTGGTGGGACCGCCGCTGCTGTCGGTCGCGGGCCTCGCCCGCCTCGACTTCTTCCGCAACTTCCCCCATCTCGGCGTCTCCGCCGGGCGTTTCGCCCCGGACGCCCTCGACGGCCTGGCGGCCGGGGAGTCACCGGGTGAACTCCCGCTCCGGCCGACCGGCCATCTGCTGCCGTCCGCCACCTGCTACGGACTGCTGCTCTCGCTGGAGGGAACGGACGTCGGCGACGAAGGTCTGCGGCTCTCCGCGACCGGCCGCTGCTTCCGCAACGAGACCCACTACGACGGTCTGCGCCGCCTCTGGGGCTTCCATATGCGCGAGGTCCTCTACCTCGGCACCAAGGACGGCGCGGTCGACCACCTCGACCGCGGCTCCGCGTTCGTCCTGGAGACCGCGGGCCGGCTCGGCCTCGACCTCACCCGGGCCACGGCCGACGACCCGTTCTACGACCGGGGCGGCTCCCGCGCCAAGCTGATGGCGCTCGACCCCGTCAAGCACGAGTTCAGCGCACCCGACGGCACGGCCATCGCCTCCGTCAACCGGCACCGCAACTTCTTCGGCGAGCGCCTCGACATCCGCGCGGGGTCCCACGGACCCGCCTACAGCGCCTGTGTGGCCTTCGGTGTCGAACGCTGGGTCCACGCGATGATCCTCGCCCACGGCACCGCCGAGCGGGCCCTGGACCGACTGCGCGCCGCCCGGACCTGA
- a CDS encoding SWIM zinc finger family protein translates to MTRNGGHNDEDGFDPYYTGHTDRTGHTDDSDDADDADDTDDGYGREGSASAGAGAERTFAALPPVTGRGFAQSWWGRSWIKALEDTALDSQQLKKGRRHAREGAVGAVSVRPGRITAVVRDRDGTRHRVDVLIPELDDGDWNRFLDMAVDRAGHIAALLDREMPPHLVEDAATAGVDLLPGMGDLEPECGCESWDLCPHAAALCYTVARLLDQDPFVLLLMRGRGERRLLDELQERSVARAAGSVPDPDGPTAPGGTVAGVPAAEAFAARDILPPLPAPPAVPDEPGPPPCLDAETDPVPGIGPDALEFLAADAAARAHQLLVEALAPGHANRPAEPEPAFDEDAVRLAAAVPGPVISGRLAAVTGRSRAGLDLAVRAWRTGGPVALRVLDDAWSPDTEELARAAAALEGAWEAASLRPKLRSAAPGRWTVVGADVQLRYGPDGRWWPYRKERSQWVPAGPADSDPEAALAAAGGEAG, encoded by the coding sequence TTGACGAGAAACGGCGGGCACAACGACGAGGACGGGTTCGACCCGTACTACACAGGCCACACAGACCGCACTGGCCACACCGACGACTCAGACGACGCTGATGACGCTGATGACACGGACGACGGGTACGGCCGGGAAGGCTCCGCGAGCGCCGGCGCGGGTGCCGAGCGGACGTTCGCGGCTCTGCCGCCGGTGACCGGCCGGGGGTTCGCCCAGAGCTGGTGGGGGCGCTCCTGGATCAAGGCGCTGGAGGACACGGCGCTCGACTCCCAGCAGCTGAAGAAGGGCCGACGGCACGCCAGGGAGGGTGCCGTGGGTGCGGTGTCGGTGCGTCCCGGCCGGATCACCGCGGTGGTACGGGATCGGGACGGCACCCGGCACCGGGTCGATGTGCTGATCCCCGAACTGGACGACGGCGACTGGAACCGCTTCCTGGACATGGCCGTCGACCGGGCGGGGCATATCGCGGCCCTGCTCGACCGGGAGATGCCGCCGCATCTCGTCGAGGACGCGGCGACGGCGGGGGTCGACCTGCTGCCGGGCATGGGCGATCTGGAGCCGGAGTGCGGATGCGAGTCCTGGGATCTGTGCCCGCATGCCGCGGCCCTGTGTTACACGGTGGCCCGGCTGCTGGACCAGGACCCGTTCGTGCTGCTGCTGATGCGCGGCCGGGGTGAGCGGCGGCTGCTGGACGAGCTCCAGGAGCGCAGCGTGGCGCGGGCCGCCGGCTCCGTACCCGACCCGGATGGTCCGACGGCGCCCGGGGGTACGGTGGCGGGGGTGCCGGCGGCGGAGGCCTTCGCCGCCCGTGACATCCTGCCGCCGCTGCCCGCACCGCCCGCGGTGCCCGACGAGCCCGGTCCGCCGCCGTGTCTGGACGCCGAGACGGATCCGGTGCCCGGTATCGGGCCTGACGCCCTGGAGTTCCTTGCCGCGGATGCGGCCGCACGGGCGCACCAGCTGCTGGTCGAGGCGCTGGCACCGGGGCATGCGAACCGGCCGGCCGAGCCGGAACCGGCGTTCGACGAGGATGCGGTACGGCTGGCGGCCGCCGTACCGGGTCCGGTGATCTCCGGGCGGCTCGCCGCCGTCACCGGCCGGTCCCGGGCCGGGCTCGACCTGGCCGTACGGGCGTGGCGGACGGGTGGTCCGGTGGCGCTGCGGGTCCTCGACGACGCCTGGTCCCCGGATACGGAAGAGCTGGCCCGGGCCGCCGCGGCACTGGAGGGCGCCTGGGAGGCGGCGTCCCTGCGGCCGAAGCTGCGTTCCGCGGCACCCGGCCGCTGGACGGTCGTGGGCGCCGACGTCCAGTTGCGGTACGGCCCGGACGGGCGCTGGTGGCCGTACCGCAAGGAGCGTTCGCAGTGGGTTCCGGCGGGTCCGGCGGACTCGGATCCGGAGGCCGCGCTGGCGGCCGCGGGTGGTGAGGCGGGCTGA
- a CDS encoding acyl-CoA desaturase: MGQATAVPVPQPPSEPPVPVLVAAGTDRESGGRRPGRPAGSEFAPLLRTVREQGLLEYRTGWYVRCIASHLLGTAAVVTGMALAGGSWWVLLLAPLLSLFSARAAFVAHDAGHSQITGSRRASRIIQLLHANVLLGMSQEWWNDKHNRHHANPNHIDKDPDVVADILVFTRRQAVGRSGFRGLLTRHQAWLFFPLTTLEGIALKVYGIRGVLGKAGPFRTARARRTEGALLLTHLVLYATLLLTTMPLGRALLFALVHQMVLGLHLGLAFAPNHKGMTMVDDETGKGWGHLRRQVLTSRNVRGGRLTDWLLGGLNYQIEHHLFPSMPRPHLRLAQPLVRAHCRKLRLPYAETGAVDSYRQALAHLHDVGVPLRDGDVRSADVYAGDLRAGDLQVGEEK, translated from the coding sequence ATGGGCCAGGCCACCGCAGTCCCCGTTCCGCAACCACCGTCGGAACCACCTGTTCCGGTGCTGGTGGCGGCCGGAACGGACAGGGAGTCCGGGGGCCGCAGACCGGGCCGCCCGGCGGGCAGCGAGTTCGCCCCGCTGCTGCGGACCGTACGGGAGCAGGGACTCCTGGAGTACCGCACGGGCTGGTACGTACGGTGCATCGCGTCCCATCTGCTCGGCACCGCCGCCGTGGTCACCGGCATGGCGCTGGCGGGAGGCTCGTGGTGGGTGCTCCTGCTGGCCCCGTTGCTGTCGCTGTTCTCCGCCCGCGCCGCCTTCGTCGCCCACGACGCCGGGCACTCCCAGATCACCGGCAGCCGCCGGGCGAGCCGGATCATCCAGTTGCTGCACGCCAATGTGCTGCTCGGCATGAGCCAGGAGTGGTGGAACGACAAGCACAACCGGCACCACGCCAACCCCAATCACATCGACAAGGACCCGGACGTCGTCGCCGACATCCTGGTCTTCACCCGGCGGCAGGCCGTGGGCCGCAGCGGATTCCGCGGTCTCCTCACCCGCCATCAGGCGTGGCTGTTCTTCCCTCTGACCACTCTGGAGGGGATCGCCCTCAAGGTCTACGGAATCAGGGGCGTCCTCGGGAAGGCCGGACCGTTCAGGACGGCCCGGGCGCGGCGGACGGAAGGCGCCCTGCTCCTGACGCACCTGGTCCTCTATGCGACGCTGCTGCTCACGACGATGCCCCTCGGCCGCGCGCTGCTCTTCGCCCTGGTCCACCAGATGGTTCTCGGCCTCCACCTCGGCCTGGCCTTCGCCCCCAATCACAAGGGGATGACGATGGTGGACGACGAGACCGGCAAGGGCTGGGGTCATCTGCGCCGGCAGGTCCTGACCTCACGCAACGTCCGCGGGGGACGTCTCACGGACTGGCTGCTGGGCGGATTGAACTACCAGATCGAACACCATCTCTTCCCGAGCATGCCGCGGCCGCATCTGAGGCTGGCGCAGCCGCTGGTCAGGGCGCACTGCCGGAAGCTGAGGCTGCCGTACGCCGAGACCGGCGCCGTCGACTCGTACCGGCAGGCGCTCGCCCATCTGCACGATGTCGGCGTACCCCTGCGCGACGGTGACGTGCGCTCCGCTGATGTGTATGCCGGTGACCTGCGGGCCGGTGACCTGCAGGTCGGCGAAGAGAAGTAG
- a CDS encoding GAF domain-containing protein encodes MSDVWVALQPGADPVARIAELRRAHDAYLTAGRVERRVRPVVADSWRRSARARVSPESTVGVELADDDLVAYRESHPLARVMPLVRELTGAYAWDGDHLVAVCDASGKLLWVEGPPATRRRARAMNFVPGARWAESVAGTNAPGTALKVGRPVQVFAAEHYCRPVHPWTCAAAPVHDPATGRVLGAIDITGGDRLAHPHSLAFVSAVARAAETQLALLAPPPPADSVRLSALGQDEARLVVAGRTLRLTRRHSEIAVLLACRPDGIGGEELLTELYEDESVTPVTLRAELSRLRGLLGGDLLRSRPYRFAARVDADFTAVARRLASGSLTGAVGAYTGPLLPGSQAPAVVRLRRRLGDQVRAALIARADPGLLGDWAYSPWGEDDLPVWQTLASVLDGSRRAAALARVREIDRWQRS; translated from the coding sequence TTGAGCGATGTATGGGTGGCCCTGCAACCGGGCGCCGATCCTGTGGCACGGATCGCCGAACTGCGCCGCGCGCACGACGCGTACCTGACGGCGGGCCGGGTCGAGCGGAGGGTCCGGCCGGTGGTCGCCGACTCGTGGCGGCGCTCCGCCCGGGCCCGGGTCAGTCCGGAATCCACGGTGGGGGTGGAGCTGGCCGACGACGACCTCGTGGCCTACCGCGAAAGCCATCCGCTGGCCCGGGTGATGCCGCTGGTACGGGAACTGACCGGGGCGTACGCCTGGGACGGGGACCATCTGGTGGCCGTGTGCGACGCGTCGGGGAAGCTGCTGTGGGTGGAGGGGCCGCCGGCCACCCGCCGCCGGGCGCGGGCGATGAACTTCGTGCCCGGCGCCCGCTGGGCGGAGTCCGTTGCCGGGACGAACGCGCCGGGCACGGCGCTCAAGGTCGGGCGTCCGGTGCAGGTCTTCGCGGCCGAACACTACTGCCGGCCCGTGCATCCGTGGACCTGTGCCGCCGCGCCGGTCCACGATCCGGCCACCGGGCGGGTGCTGGGGGCGATCGACATCACGGGCGGCGACCGGCTCGCGCATCCGCACAGTCTGGCGTTCGTCTCGGCGGTGGCCCGGGCAGCCGAGACCCAGCTCGCCCTGCTGGCCCCGCCGCCGCCCGCGGACAGCGTCCGGCTGTCGGCGCTGGGGCAGGACGAGGCCCGGCTGGTGGTGGCCGGGCGCACGCTGCGGCTGACCCGGCGGCACAGCGAGATCGCCGTACTGCTGGCCTGCCGCCCCGATGGAATCGGCGGGGAGGAGCTGCTGACGGAGCTGTACGAGGACGAGTCGGTGACGCCCGTGACGCTGCGGGCCGAACTCTCCAGGCTCCGCGGGCTGCTCGGCGGCGACCTGCTGCGCTCGCGCCCGTACCGTTTCGCGGCCCGGGTCGACGCCGATTTCACCGCGGTGGCCCGTCGGCTGGCTTCGGGCTCGCTGACCGGCGCGGTCGGCGCGTACACCGGTCCACTGCTGCCCGGTTCGCAGGCGCCAGCGGTGGTACGGCTGCGGCGGCGGCTCGGGGACCAGGTCCGGGCGGCGCTGATCGCCCGGGCCGACCCGGGGCTGCTCGGCGACTGGGCCTACAGCCCCTGGGGCGAGGACGATCTGCCGGTCTGGCAGACGCTGGCCTCGGTCCTCGACGGTTCCCGGCGTGCGGCGGCGCTCGCCCGGGTGCGGGAGATCGACCGGTGGCAGCGGTCGTGA
- a CDS encoding phytanoyl-CoA dioxygenase family protein, whose translation MMASTAPGRTRRPRLHRAASGRPYFSADGESYLAQTALRELKKDHPLRVLSEEDFAHWQTYGYVIVREAIPAGSARRLLDFTWDFQGLDPDRPESWYEDRPFRSELDQQLHVYGFVEAYHHQLLWDSRQSQRVYDAFADVWDCEELWVTLDRLNLNPPNVGNRDRALIEPTDRGFDIELHWDIDTTLGVPPQRVQGIIALNDTRPETGGFQCCPELFRQFDEWKVRQPADRDPLRPAIDRAELPVVRPELHPGDLLIWNGLLAHGVARNASENGVRAVQYLSMMPALEEHTRLRQSRVDSWRHLRTPRWNRTLVGDPVLHESKRYPTASLTELGSKLLGLGSWHDTDESVPAGGQSGEPSCAASV comes from the coding sequence ATGATGGCATCGACCGCACCCGGCCGCACCCGGCGCCCCCGACTCCACCGGGCGGCCTCCGGCCGCCCGTACTTCAGCGCGGACGGCGAGTCGTATCTGGCCCAGACCGCGTTACGGGAGCTCAAAAAGGACCACCCGCTCCGCGTACTGTCCGAGGAGGACTTCGCCCACTGGCAGACGTACGGCTACGTCATTGTCCGGGAGGCGATCCCGGCCGGGTCGGCCCGGCGGCTGCTGGACTTCACCTGGGACTTCCAGGGTCTGGACCCGGACCGGCCGGAGAGCTGGTACGAGGACCGGCCGTTCCGCTCCGAGCTGGACCAGCAGCTCCACGTCTACGGGTTCGTGGAGGCCTACCACCACCAGTTGCTCTGGGACAGCCGCCAGTCCCAACGGGTGTACGACGCCTTCGCCGACGTCTGGGACTGCGAGGAGCTGTGGGTCACCCTGGACCGGCTCAATCTCAACCCCCCGAACGTCGGAAACCGTGACCGGGCCCTGATCGAACCGACGGACCGCGGCTTCGACATCGAACTCCACTGGGACATCGACACCACGCTCGGCGTCCCGCCGCAACGGGTCCAGGGCATCATCGCGCTCAACGACACCCGGCCCGAGACGGGCGGCTTCCAGTGCTGCCCCGAGCTGTTCCGGCAGTTCGACGAGTGGAAGGTCCGCCAGCCAGCGGACCGGGACCCGCTGCGCCCCGCGATCGACCGTGCCGAACTCCCGGTCGTCCGGCCCGAACTGCACCCCGGCGATCTGCTGATCTGGAACGGCCTCCTCGCCCACGGCGTGGCCCGCAACGCCTCCGAGAACGGGGTGCGGGCCGTGCAGTACCTGTCGATGATGCCCGCGCTCGAAGAGCACACCAGGCTGCGGCAGTCCCGGGTCGACTCCTGGCGGCATCTGCGCACCCCGCGCTGGAACCGCACCCTGGTCGGCGATCCCGTGCTCCACGAGTCCAAGCGCTATCCCACCGCGTCCCTCACCGAACTGGGCAGCAAACTGCTCGGACTCGGCTCCTGGCACGACACGGACGAGTCCGTTCCGGCCGGCGGGCAGAGCGGGGAGCCGTCGTGCGCCGCGTCTGTCTGA
- a CDS encoding N-acetylmuramoyl-L-alanine amidase has translation MDRRELLRSAAVLSAAGILLPAGTARAFPAAAAPVPVVDEPGAVWRPAATANYTASSRPSAYRIDRVVIHVAQETFDDTVRIFQDPARRVSAHYVVGSSDGRLAQCLRERDIGWHAGNWSYNTRSIGIEHEGWVDRPEYFTHALYERSAALTAAICDRYGIPKDRAHIIGHHEVPGADHTDPGAFWDWVRYLRLVNLV, from the coding sequence ATGGACCGTCGTGAACTGCTCCGGTCGGCCGCCGTGCTGTCCGCCGCCGGGATCCTGCTGCCGGCCGGCACCGCCCGGGCGTTCCCCGCGGCCGCCGCGCCGGTGCCGGTGGTGGACGAGCCCGGCGCGGTCTGGCGGCCCGCCGCGACCGCCAACTACACCGCGTCGAGCCGCCCCTCGGCCTATCGGATCGACCGGGTCGTGATCCACGTCGCGCAGGAGACCTTCGACGACACCGTCCGGATCTTCCAGGACCCGGCGCGGCGTGTATCGGCGCACTACGTCGTCGGTTCGTCCGACGGCAGGCTCGCCCAGTGCCTCCGGGAGCGGGACATCGGCTGGCACGCGGGGAACTGGTCGTACAACACCCGCAGCATCGGCATCGAACACGAGGGCTGGGTGGACCGGCCCGAGTACTTCACCCATGCGCTGTACGAGAGGTCGGCCGCGCTGACCGCGGCGATCTGCGACCGGTACGGCATCCCGAAGGACCGGGCGCACATCATCGGTCACCACGAGGTCCCGGGTGCCGACCATACCGACCCGGGGGCGTTCTGGGACTGGGTGCGCTACCTCCGTCTCGTCAACCTCGTCTGA
- a CDS encoding roadblock/LC7 domain-containing protein, whose product MPLDKGLDWLLDDLTQRVGHIRHALVLSNDGLVTGASTGLAREDAEHLAAVSSGLHSLARGSGRHFRAGRARQTMVEFDEALLFVTAAGDGSCLCVFSDADADIGQVAYEMTLMVNRVGEHLSVAARQPGGQRS is encoded by the coding sequence ATGCCGCTGGACAAGGGACTTGACTGGCTGCTCGACGATTTGACCCAGCGGGTGGGGCACATCAGACACGCTCTGGTGCTGTCCAATGACGGCCTGGTGACCGGAGCGAGCACCGGGCTCGCCCGCGAGGACGCGGAACACCTCGCGGCGGTCTCCTCCGGTCTGCACTCGCTGGCCCGGGGATCCGGCCGCCACTTCCGGGCGGGACGCGCCCGCCAGACGATGGTCGAGTTCGACGAGGCACTGCTGTTCGTGACCGCGGCGGGCGACGGCAGTTGCCTGTGCGTGTTCAGCGATGCCGACGCCGATATCGGCCAGGTCGCCTACGAGATGACCCTGATGGTCAACAGGGTCGGCGAGCATCTGAGCGTGGCGGCCCGACAGCCCGGTGGACAGCGGTCCTGA